Proteins encoded by one window of Haloarcula pelagica:
- a CDS encoding GLUG motif-containing protein, which produces MGTLSAVLAVSLFAAVGLGFVGVASADAPTATDCSGFSWTTQQLSGEAYYEVDSLEKLQCIQTKGLSNNYVLTSDIDASETATWNGGKGFDPIGDPNGKFTGTFHGDGHTISGLSIDRGGTSDIGLFGTVSPGGTVRSVRLDGGTVTGGEYVGALVGTNNGTVSQSVATVEITAYGGRVGGLVGDSGGTVEDSHATGAVFSTDNGRIGGLVGENDGTVEASYATGDVTSESANGGRVGGLVGLDRGTIRYAYATGDVTTDIVYGGGLVGETYGTIEDSYATGDVTADTYDAAGLAGSSTSVTIRRTYATGAVSITNGGTGGLVGDVDNGGFGSTIANSYWDAGTTDQGSAFGTTYGDVTTSGLTSFGTTADTAPAPEMQGSSAKGNMPGLDFTNTWETVESEDPDAAMDGYPILRALDRKAQLRAQGIYEIAPTESDCNALSWSTRTISGETYYEVDSLVKLQCIQTKGLGDNYVQTQDIDASETGEWNDRSGFDPIGDKDNEFTGTFDGNGYTISGLIIDRGGTYSVGLFSEIGPGGTVKTVGLEGGSVTGTRRVGQLTGYNDGTVEDSHATGEITGRDRVGGLVGRNDGTVRRSYASGEPTRGSDWFGGLVGFNQGMIDRSFAARAVVGGGGSTSAGGLVGVSTGTIADSYATGSVTSSWYAGGVLGSFQADPGGVVRRSYATGALSVDDETQGIGGLVGGSAVSPTTVEQAYWDVGTTNEESVSTGDGWDPITFTAVSGFGATADTAPAPEIQGSNAKGNMPGLDFTNTWETVASENPDAAMDGYPILRALDRTVQLRAQGNTPDTTPSVADCADLSWATRDISGTTYYEIDSLYKLQCIENRGLGNDYVLTGDIDASETGEWNGGDGFDPIGDPTTRFTGTFDGDGYTISGLTIDRENTRFIGLFGVVGPSGAITNVDLTGATVTGWESVGPLVGANVDGTITNATAAGTTTATGSTAGGLVGFHGGTISRSAATGTSTASSEAGGLVGFNEGVIEGSYATGAAISTDSSGGDAGGLVGENGGASSSGTVQRSYATGSVSTNGGNAGGLVGHNTDQGTVELSYWDVGTTGVDQATGSDTGTLSAVAGLGSTGAGGPAVAATGDTVYDTMPGLDFASTWTVTSEYPRLKWERVDGLTVDSLGATSPTVGEGEAGTITVTATDDQGSPADGVTVEVATAAGLSGLGGEAVTDANGQVTFSFTEDTAGDYAPGFAWKYDDEVGETVTTQSLVSVRDGPEVDAITRTGASPTNAATVEFDVTFSERVTGVDTGDFDTTQVSGDVTGSVATVGGSGSSYTVTVDSVTGEGAFRLDLVDDDSITAADSGIALGGVGTSGGGDGSADGERYRIDTTEPTFSAGATNTVPVNEGTTGVVLDIDANDSAGSDDAAVDYSLGGVDAGPFSLDTDTGELSLDDPQEFERPSDDDGDGDYDLTVTATDDAGNTGTQRLTVSLADVDEAPTFSSSASARIAGDATTGDGVFDADATVGAAADDGVSYAITGGNVDVSGDGVAPFEIDRSTGQIVLADADDIDRSVRTRFSLAVTASEGTASATQTVTVTVTDAATPTVSTFSVANPADRDIVASVESDERLATVAVAIGGAETATLPTGAFAETDDGDGTYTYTATYTGGTDGIYTATLDAAVDAAGNDGAGGESDSVTVDTEGPVANASFDRTVDVGQRLILDGRASTDAVGISRYEWDVDGDGVFEETGRTATHAWPTPGIEVVVLRVTDLEGRTATETLTVSVEAVKTPTPSPPPTPVGPVFSVVGLDAPATVTAGEPRNLSVTVRNQGDTAGTYAGSVGVNGTAVATTSIEVDAGETATAVVSVAFGGAGPRTVSVGNASRELTVEPAASPSAAAVYRSDDGRVSVSEAAEAVERYDSGVELPGYGPLSAADVMSVIAAANEDSE; this is translated from the coding sequence GTGGGTACACTTTCGGCGGTGCTGGCGGTGTCACTGTTCGCGGCCGTGGGCCTGGGCTTCGTCGGGGTCGCGTCGGCCGACGCACCGACGGCGACGGACTGTTCCGGGTTCTCGTGGACTACACAACAGCTCTCCGGCGAGGCGTACTACGAGGTCGACAGCCTGGAGAAACTCCAGTGTATCCAGACGAAGGGGCTGAGCAACAACTACGTCCTGACGAGCGACATCGACGCGAGTGAGACGGCGACGTGGAACGGCGGGAAGGGGTTCGACCCGATCGGTGACCCCAACGGGAAGTTCACGGGCACCTTCCACGGTGACGGGCACACGATCTCGGGACTGAGTATCGACCGGGGCGGAACGAGCGACATCGGCCTGTTCGGGACCGTCAGTCCAGGGGGGACGGTCAGGAGCGTCAGACTGGACGGCGGGACGGTCACCGGGGGCGAATATGTCGGAGCGCTGGTCGGCACCAACAACGGCACCGTCAGTCAGTCCGTAGCGACTGTCGAAATCACTGCTTATGGCGGTCGGGTCGGCGGACTGGTCGGTGACAGCGGGGGGACGGTCGAGGACTCTCACGCTACAGGAGCCGTTTTCAGCACGGACAATGGTCGGATCGGTGGACTGGTCGGCGAGAACGACGGGACGGTCGAGGCGTCCTACGCGACCGGTGACGTTACCAGTGAAAGCGCGAACGGCGGTCGGGTCGGCGGATTGGTCGGCCTGGATCGCGGGACGATCAGATATGCCTACGCGACTGGCGACGTGACGACAGACATCGTGTATGGCGGCGGATTGGTCGGTGAAACCTACGGCACAATCGAAGACAGCTACGCGACTGGCGACGTGACGGCAGATACCTACGATGCCGCCGGATTGGCCGGAAGCAGTACTAGCGTAACCATCAGACGTACCTACGCGACCGGTGCTGTCAGTATAACTAACGGTGGCACCGGTGGGTTGGTCGGCGACGTTGACAACGGAGGATTCGGGTCGACGATAGCGAACTCCTACTGGGACGCGGGAACGACCGACCAGGGCAGCGCGTTCGGGACGACGTACGGTGATGTGACGACGAGCGGTCTCACCAGTTTCGGCACGACGGCCGACACCGCCCCCGCCCCCGAGATGCAAGGGTCGAGTGCGAAAGGGAACATGCCCGGCCTCGACTTCACGAACACGTGGGAGACAGTCGAGAGCGAAGATCCGGACGCGGCGATGGACGGCTATCCGATCCTACGGGCGCTCGACCGGAAGGCGCAGTTACGGGCACAGGGTATCTACGAGATCGCACCGACAGAATCGGACTGTAACGCCCTCTCGTGGTCGACACGAACCATCTCGGGCGAGACGTACTACGAGGTCGACAGCCTGGTGAAACTCCAGTGTATCCAGACCAAAGGGCTGGGGGACAACTACGTCCAGACCCAGGATATCGACGCGAGCGAGACGGGCGAGTGGAACGACAGGAGTGGGTTCGACCCGATCGGTGACAAGGACAACGAGTTCACCGGAACGTTCGACGGCAACGGCTACACGATCTCGGGACTGATCATCGACCGAGGTGGAACGTACTCCGTTGGCCTGTTCAGTGAGATCGGTCCGGGGGGAACTGTCAAGACGGTCGGCCTCGAGGGCGGGTCCGTCACCGGCACGAGACGGGTCGGACAGCTCACCGGGTACAACGACGGGACGGTCGAGGACTCGCACGCTACTGGTGAGATCACTGGGCGGGATCGGGTCGGCGGCCTGGTCGGCCGGAACGATGGGACGGTCCGTCGCTCCTACGCGAGTGGGGAACCTACTCGTGGAAGCGATTGGTTTGGCGGCCTGGTCGGTTTCAACCAGGGAATGATCGATCGCTCCTTCGCCGCAAGGGCCGTCGTCGGAGGCGGGGGCAGCACGTCTGCTGGCGGGCTGGTCGGTGTCTCCACGGGGACGATAGCGGACTCCTACGCCACTGGCTCGGTTACTTCGAGCTGGTACGCCGGTGGGGTACTCGGGTCGTTCCAGGCGGACCCCGGAGGGGTGGTTCGGCGTTCCTACGCAACTGGTGCCCTCAGTGTCGACGACGAGACACAGGGGATCGGTGGCCTCGTCGGTGGCTCCGCTGTTTCGCCTACTACGGTGGAGCAGGCCTACTGGGACGTTGGAACGACAAACGAGGAGAGTGTGAGTACGGGGGATGGATGGGACCCCATAACCTTCACCGCCGTCAGCGGCTTCGGCGCGACGGCCGACACCGCCCCCGCTCCCGAGATACAAGGGTCGAATGCGAAGGGGAACATGCCCGGCCTCGACTTCACGAACACGTGGGAGACGGTGGCGAGCGAGAATCCGGACGCGGCGATGGACGGCTATCCGATCCTACGGGCGCTCGACCGGACCGTGCAGTTGCGAGCGCAGGGCAACACGCCGGACACTACACCGTCGGTAGCCGACTGCGCCGACCTCTCGTGGGCGACGCGGGACATCTCGGGCACGACGTACTACGAGATCGACAGCCTGTACAAACTCCAGTGCATCGAGAATCGGGGACTGGGGAACGACTACGTTCTGACCGGAGACATCGACGCGAGCGAGACGGGCGAGTGGAACGGGGGCGACGGGTTCGACCCGATCGGTGACCCCACCACCAGATTCACCGGAACGTTCGACGGCGACGGGTACACGATCTCGGGGCTGACCATCGACAGAGAGAACACGAGATTCATCGGTCTGTTCGGTGTCGTCGGCCCGTCGGGAGCTATCACGAACGTCGACCTCACGGGGGCTACCGTCACCGGGTGGGAGTCAGTCGGACCGCTGGTGGGTGCCAACGTCGATGGTACGATCACGAACGCCACCGCGGCGGGCACCACAACCGCGACCGGTAGCACTGCCGGTGGTCTCGTGGGCTTCCACGGCGGGACGATCAGTCGATCCGCCGCCACTGGGACAAGCACCGCTTCGTCGGAGGCCGGCGGACTGGTCGGCTTCAACGAAGGGGTGATCGAGGGTTCCTACGCGACCGGCGCGGCGATCTCCACGGACAGCAGCGGGGGCGACGCCGGTGGGCTGGTCGGCGAAAACGGCGGGGCCTCCTCGTCGGGGACAGTCCAGCGTTCCTACGCCACCGGAAGCGTCAGTACCAACGGCGGAAACGCCGGGGGGTTGGTCGGTCACAACACCGACCAGGGGACGGTCGAACTGTCCTACTGGGACGTGGGAACGACGGGTGTCGACCAGGCGACCGGCTCCGACACGGGCACACTGTCGGCGGTCGCGGGCCTCGGCTCGACGGGTGCAGGGGGCCCGGCCGTGGCCGCGACTGGTGACACGGTCTACGACACCATGCCCGGGCTGGACTTCGCTTCGACGTGGACCGTCACCAGTGAATATCCCCGGCTCAAGTGGGAGCGCGTCGACGGGCTCACCGTCGATTCGCTCGGCGCCACGTCACCGACAGTCGGCGAGGGCGAAGCGGGGACGATCACGGTGACGGCGACCGACGACCAGGGGAGCCCCGCCGACGGCGTGACCGTCGAGGTGGCGACCGCGGCCGGCCTCTCGGGGCTCGGCGGCGAGGCAGTCACCGACGCGAACGGTCAAGTAACGTTCTCGTTCACCGAGGACACGGCCGGCGACTACGCCCCCGGATTCGCCTGGAAGTACGACGACGAGGTCGGTGAAACAGTCACCACACAGTCACTCGTCAGCGTCCGAGACGGGCCGGAAGTAGACGCCATCACGCGAACCGGCGCGAGTCCGACGAACGCGGCCACCGTCGAGTTCGACGTGACCTTCTCCGAACGCGTTACCGGGGTCGACACCGGTGATTTCGACACCACACAGGTCAGTGGCGACGTGACGGGATCGGTCGCCACCGTCGGTGGCTCCGGTAGCAGCTACACCGTCACCGTCGACTCCGTCACCGGTGAGGGTGCGTTCCGACTCGACCTCGTCGACGACGACAGCATCACTGCCGCGGACAGCGGGATCGCGCTCGGCGGTGTCGGGACCAGCGGCGGTGGCGACGGGAGTGCGGACGGCGAGCGTTACCGGATCGACACCACCGAGCCGACGTTCAGCGCGGGCGCCACGAACACCGTCCCGGTGAACGAGGGGACGACCGGCGTCGTCCTCGACATCGACGCCAACGACAGCGCCGGCAGCGACGATGCTGCCGTCGACTACTCGCTCGGCGGCGTCGACGCCGGCCCGTTCAGTCTCGACACGGACACCGGTGAGTTGTCCCTCGACGACCCACAGGAGTTCGAGCGTCCGAGCGACGACGACGGGGACGGCGACTACGACCTGACGGTCACGGCCACCGACGACGCCGGGAACACCGGGACACAGCGCCTCACCGTCTCACTCGCCGACGTGGACGAGGCGCCGACGTTCAGTTCGAGCGCGTCCGCCAGAATCGCCGGGGACGCCACGACCGGAGACGGTGTCTTCGATGCCGACGCCACCGTCGGCGCTGCCGCCGACGACGGTGTGAGTTACGCGATCACCGGCGGCAACGTCGATGTCTCGGGCGACGGTGTCGCCCCGTTCGAGATCGACCGTTCGACCGGGCAGATCGTCCTCGCTGACGCCGACGACATCGACCGCTCCGTCAGGACTAGGTTCTCGCTCGCCGTCACGGCCAGCGAAGGCACCGCATCCGCGACACAGACGGTCACGGTGACCGTCACCGACGCCGCTACACCGACCGTCTCCACGTTCAGCGTCGCGAATCCCGCGGATCGAGACATCGTCGCTTCCGTCGAGTCCGACGAGCGACTGGCGACCGTAGCTGTCGCCATCGGCGGTGCGGAGACGGCGACGCTGCCGACGGGTGCGTTCGCCGAGACCGACGACGGCGACGGGACGTACACCTACACAGCGACGTACACGGGTGGGACCGACGGTATCTACACTGCCACCCTCGACGCGGCTGTCGACGCCGCCGGCAACGACGGCGCGGGCGGAGAATCCGACAGCGTGACCGTCGACACGGAGGGGCCAGTCGCCAACGCGTCGTTCGATCGGACGGTCGACGTGGGCCAGCGACTGATCCTCGACGGTAGGGCGTCGACCGACGCGGTCGGGATCAGCCGTTACGAGTGGGATGTCGACGGTGACGGCGTCTTCGAGGAGACCGGCCGTACCGCGACCCACGCCTGGCCGACACCCGGGATCGAGGTGGTGGTCCTCCGGGTGACAGACCTCGAAGGACGGACCGCTACGGAGACACTGACCGTCTCCGTCGAGGCGGTGAAGACGCCGACGCCGTCGCCACCCCCGACACCGGTCGGGCCGGTGTTCTCGGTCGTCGGTCTGGACGCTCCCGCGACAGTCACTGCCGGAGAGCCTCGGAACCTCTCCGTCACCGTTCGAAACCAGGGGGACACTGCCGGGACGTACGCTGGGTCTGTTGGGGTCAACGGGACCGCCGTAGCGACGACGAGCATCGAGGTCGACGCCGGGGAGACAGCCACCGCAGTGGTTTCGGTAGCGTTCGGCGGGGCCGGGCCACGGACGGTTTCGGTCGGCAACGCATCGCGAGAGCTTACGGTCGAGCCTGCAGCGTCCCCGTCGGCGGCGGCGGTGTATCGCAGTGACGACGGCCGCGTCTCCGTCTCCGAGGCGGCCGAGGCCGTCGAGCGATACGACAGCGGTGTCGAACTACCGGGATACGGTCCGCTGTCGGCGGCCGACGTTATGTCGGTCATCGCTGCCGCCAACGAGGACAGCGAGTGA
- a CDS encoding mechanosensitive ion channel family protein yields MLTGPPLVGQTGPIVDQLLTWERGFLRGITVFAVALLVVYFVARFVVVRRVVRWLAKEGVEPSVVSMARLAGQIGSAVLAFGVSTSVAGFGSITTALSAVSGAVAIGLGLAANDLIGNLLAGLYIINEDLFEVGDWIEWEDQRGRVERIDLRVTRLRTFDNEQVAVPNATLANTTVTNPMAFGRLRISVQFDVGPGDIDRTIEIIQEEASAFPEIMAEPAPSVRITELGDTYVGLKARVWMSHPSRSDFNRLRTAYVRNVLNRLVEAGIEADPSPVRVSGDLEVT; encoded by the coding sequence ATGCTTACGGGACCCCCGTTGGTTGGGCAGACAGGACCGATAGTCGACCAACTCCTCACCTGGGAGCGCGGGTTCCTCCGCGGGATCACGGTATTCGCCGTCGCGCTGCTCGTCGTGTACTTCGTCGCCCGGTTCGTCGTCGTCAGGCGGGTCGTCCGGTGGCTGGCCAAGGAGGGCGTCGAGCCGTCGGTCGTCAGCATGGCACGACTCGCCGGACAGATCGGGAGCGCGGTCCTCGCGTTCGGCGTTTCGACATCCGTCGCGGGGTTTGGTTCGATCACGACGGCGCTGTCGGCCGTCAGTGGCGCTGTCGCGATCGGGCTCGGCCTGGCCGCGAACGACCTCATCGGGAACCTCCTCGCCGGGCTGTACATCATCAACGAGGACCTGTTCGAGGTCGGCGACTGGATCGAGTGGGAGGACCAGCGCGGCCGCGTCGAGCGGATCGACCTCCGGGTCACGCGTCTCCGGACGTTCGACAACGAGCAGGTGGCCGTCCCTAACGCGACGCTGGCGAACACGACCGTGACCAATCCGATGGCCTTCGGCCGACTCCGCATCTCGGTGCAGTTCGATGTCGGCCCCGGCGACATCGATCGCACGATCGAGATTATCCAGGAGGAAGCCAGCGCGTTCCCCGAGATCATGGCCGAACCGGCGCCGAGCGTCCGGATTACCGAGCTGGGCGACACCTACGTCGGGCTGAAAGCGCGGGTCTGGATGTCCCACCCCTCTCGGTCGGACTTCAACCGGCTCCGGACGGCGTACGTCCGGAACGTGCTGAACCGACTGGTCGAGGCGGGGATCGAAGCGGACCCGAGCCCCGTCCGCGTCTCCGGTGATCTCGAAGTCACCTGA
- a CDS encoding arylsulfatase: MPDREFHGQIGRTYDESEPWWPAETRAPEDAPNVLLITLDDVGFGQLGCFGGLVDTPNIDRLAENGLRYNNFHTTALCSPTRSCLMTGRNHHSNGMAGITEISTGFPGYNGNIPHENGMIPEMLVEEGFSTHHLGKWHLTPAQSTSAAGPYDQWPLQRGFERFYGFLGGDTDQYTPTLVHDNHQTEPPTTPEEGYHLTEDLAQRAIEFIGDAKQVDPDKPFFTYFCPGACHAPHQVPEEWIEKYEGEFDMGWDAAREQILEQQKKEGVVPENTELSPRNPDVREWASLSEDEQRLYARMMEVFAGFLEHTDAQIGRVLDYLEELGELENTLVMLVSDNGASAEGGHTGSVNENRFFNNVPEDLEDNLEAMDTLGGPEHFNHYPWGWAWAGNTPFRRWKRETYRGGASDPLVVSWPEGIEAEGEVRDQFVHAIDIVPTILEATGIDAPDEVKGYSQSEIEGTSFAYTFDEPDAPEQHTTQYFEMLGTRAIYHDGWRAVHPWPFGEPMTAEDLSATTLEDSGWELYHVEEDFSEAHDVASEHPEKVLELAQLWWTEAGRHNVLPLDGRGTQRLAEARPQPGKPRDRYVYYPGGQHVPENAAVKVFNRDHSITADLVVPVGGAEGVLLAHGSRSGGYALYVDENRLKYVHNYVGVEEYHVAADEMLPEGDVSARMEFEVTGEADVANGKGAPGTVRLYYDDRQVGEAEIPVTTPLTTGLTAGLSCGYDAVNATSDAYRDRAPFAFTGDIARVVVDVSGEPFVHEEKEMDRLMARE; this comes from the coding sequence ATGCCAGACCGAGAATTCCACGGCCAAATCGGCCGTACGTACGACGAATCGGAACCGTGGTGGCCCGCGGAGACGCGAGCGCCCGAAGACGCACCGAACGTGTTGTTGATCACCCTCGACGATGTCGGCTTCGGCCAACTGGGCTGTTTCGGCGGCCTCGTCGACACGCCGAACATCGACCGTCTCGCCGAGAACGGCCTCCGGTACAACAACTTCCACACGACCGCCCTGTGCTCGCCCACGCGGTCGTGTCTCATGACCGGCCGAAACCACCATTCGAACGGGATGGCCGGCATTACCGAGATCTCGACGGGCTTCCCCGGCTACAACGGGAACATTCCCCACGAGAACGGAATGATCCCCGAGATGCTCGTCGAGGAAGGGTTCAGCACGCACCACCTCGGCAAGTGGCACCTCACGCCCGCCCAATCGACGAGCGCGGCCGGTCCGTACGATCAGTGGCCGTTACAGCGTGGTTTCGAACGGTTCTACGGCTTCCTCGGCGGCGACACCGACCAGTACACGCCGACACTCGTCCACGACAACCACCAGACCGAGCCACCGACAACGCCCGAAGAGGGGTATCACCTGACCGAGGACCTCGCTCAGCGCGCGATCGAGTTCATCGGCGACGCGAAGCAGGTCGACCCGGACAAACCCTTCTTTACGTACTTCTGTCCCGGGGCGTGCCACGCCCCCCACCAGGTCCCCGAGGAGTGGATCGAGAAGTACGAAGGCGAGTTCGACATGGGCTGGGACGCGGCCCGCGAGCAGATCCTGGAGCAACAGAAGAAAGAAGGCGTCGTGCCCGAGAACACGGAGCTGTCCCCGCGGAATCCGGACGTTCGCGAGTGGGCGTCGCTCTCGGAGGACGAACAGCGCCTGTACGCCCGGATGATGGAGGTGTTCGCCGGCTTCCTCGAGCACACCGACGCCCAGATCGGGAGAGTGCTCGACTACCTCGAAGAACTGGGCGAGCTTGAGAACACCCTCGTGATGCTCGTCTCGGACAACGGCGCTAGCGCCGAAGGGGGCCACACCGGCTCTGTCAACGAGAACCGCTTCTTCAACAACGTCCCCGAGGACCTCGAAGACAACCTCGAAGCGATGGACACCCTCGGCGGCCCCGAGCACTTCAACCACTACCCGTGGGGGTGGGCGTGGGCGGGCAACACCCCGTTCCGGCGCTGGAAGCGAGAGACCTACCGCGGCGGGGCGAGCGATCCGCTCGTCGTCTCCTGGCCCGAGGGCATCGAGGCCGAAGGCGAGGTCCGTGACCAGTTCGTCCACGCCATCGACATCGTGCCCACGATACTGGAAGCGACCGGTATCGACGCGCCCGACGAGGTCAAAGGCTACTCGCAGTCGGAGATCGAAGGGACGAGCTTCGCCTACACATTCGACGAACCCGACGCGCCCGAACAACACACCACCCAGTACTTCGAGATGCTCGGCACGCGTGCCATCTATCACGACGGCTGGCGGGCGGTCCACCCCTGGCCGTTCGGCGAGCCGATGACCGCCGAGGACCTCTCTGCGACCACCCTCGAGGACTCGGGCTGGGAGCTCTACCACGTCGAGGAGGACTTCTCGGAGGCCCACGACGTAGCCAGCGAACACCCGGAGAAGGTGTTGGAGCTCGCCCAGTTGTGGTGGACCGAGGCCGGTCGCCACAACGTCCTCCCCCTGGACGGCCGCGGTACCCAGCGGCTCGCGGAAGCGCGACCACAGCCGGGCAAACCCCGCGATCGGTACGTCTACTATCCGGGTGGCCAGCACGTCCCCGAGAACGCCGCCGTCAAAGTGTTCAACCGCGACCACAGCATCACGGCGGACCTGGTAGTGCCGGTGGGCGGCGCGGAGGGCGTCTTGCTCGCTCACGGGAGCCGGTCGGGCGGCTACGCCCTGTACGTCGACGAGAACAGGCTGAAGTACGTCCACAACTACGTCGGCGTCGAGGAGTATCACGTCGCTGCCGACGAGATGCTCCCTGAGGGCGATGTCTCCGCCCGGATGGAGTTCGAGGTGACGGGCGAGGCGGACGTGGCCAACGGGAAAGGGGCGCCCGGGACCGTCCGGCTCTACTACGACGATAGACAGGTCGGCGAAGCCGAGATTCCCGTCACGACTCCCCTCACGACCGGGCTCACCGCCGGACTGAGCTGTGGCTACGACGCGGTCAACGCGACCAGCGACGCCTACCGCGACCGTGCGCCGTTCGCGTTCACCGGCGACATCGCCCGGGTGGTCGTGGATGTCAGCGGCGAACCGTTCGTCCACGAGGAAAAAGAGATGGACCGCCTCATGGCGAGAGAATAA
- a CDS encoding arylsulfatase, which yields MPDREFHGHVGRTYDESEPWWPAETRAPEDAPNVLLITLDDVGFGQLGCFGGLVDTPNIDRLAENGLRYNNFHTTALCSPTRSCLMTGRNHHSNAMAGITEASTGFPGYNGHIPHENGMVSEALVEEGFSTYHLGKWHLTPAESTSAAGPYDQWPLQRGFERFYGFLGGDTDQYTPALVHDNHQTEPPATPEEGYHFTEDIAQRAIEFIGDAKQVDPDKPFFTYFCPGACHAPHQVPEEWIEKYEGEFDMGWDAAREQILEQQKKEGVVPEDTELSPRNPDVREWASLSEDEQRLYARMMEVFAGFLEHTDAQIGKVLDYLEELGELDDTLVMLVSDNGASAEGGPTGSVDENRFFNNVPESLEENLEAMDDLGGPDYFNHYPWGWAWAGNTPFRRWKRETYRGGASDPLVVSWPEGIDAAGEVRDQFVHAIDIAPTIYEAVGIDPPEEVKGYSQSPIEGESFAYTFENPDAPEQHTTQYFEMIATRAIYHDGWRAVHPWPFGERITAEDLSATSLEDSGWELYNLEEDFAEANDVSGEHPEKVLELAQLWWTEAGKYDVLPLDGRGVERLGEPRPQPGKARDQYVYHPGGQHVPENAAVRVLNRDHSITADLTVPVGGAEGVLLAHGSRSGGYSLYVDDNRLHYVHNYVGVEEYLVSADEPLPEGDISVRLEFEATGEPDVANGKGVPATVSLYYGDQQVGQGDLPKTVPNMIGIVAGLSCGKDSVSAVTDAYRDRAPFAFTGDIARVVVDVSGEPFVHEEKEMDRLMAQE from the coding sequence ATGCCAGACCGAGAATTCCACGGCCACGTCGGCCGTACGTACGACGAATCCGAGCCCTGGTGGCCCGCGGAGACGCGAGCACCCGAGGACGCCCCGAACGTGTTGTTGATCACCCTCGACGATGTCGGTTTCGGCCAACTGGGCTGTTTCGGCGGCCTCGTCGACACGCCGAACATCGACCGTCTCGCCGAGAACGGCCTCCGGTACAACAACTTCCACACGACGGCACTCTGCTCGCCGACGCGGAGCTGTCTGATGACCGGTCGGAACCACCACTCGAACGCGATGGCCGGCATCACCGAGGCGTCGACGGGCTTCCCCGGCTACAACGGGCACATCCCCCACGAGAACGGGATGGTCTCGGAGGCCCTCGTCGAGGAGGGGTTCAGCACCTACCACCTCGGCAAGTGGCACCTCACGCCCGCGGAATCGACGAGCGCGGCCGGCCCGTACGACCAGTGGCCGTTACAGCGAGGATTCGAACGGTTCTACGGGTTCCTCGGTGGCGACACCGATCAGTACACGCCCGCACTCGTCCACGACAACCACCAGACCGAGCCGCCAGCGACCCCCGAGGAGGGCTACCACTTCACCGAGGACATCGCTCAGCGCGCGATCGAGTTCATCGGCGACGCGAAGCAGGTCGACCCGGACAAACCCTTCTTCACGTACTTCTGTCCCGGGGCGTGCCACGCCCCTCACCAGGTCCCCGAGGAGTGGATCGAGAAGTACGAAGGCGAGTTCGACATGGGCTGGGACGCGGCCCGCGAGCAGATCCTGGAGCAACAGAAGAAGGAGGGTGTCGTGCCCGAGGATACAGAACTGTCCCCGCGGAATCCGGACGTTCGCGAGTGGGCGTCGCTCTCGGAGGACGAACAGCGCCTGTACGCCCGGATGATGGAGGTGTTCGCCGGCTTCCTCGAACACACCGACGCTCAGATCGGGAAGGTGCTCGACTACCTCGAAGAACTGGGCGAACTCGACGACACCCTCGTGATGCTCGTCTCGGACAACGGCGCCAGCGCCGAGGGCGGTCCCACCGGGTCGGTCGACGAGAACCGCTTCTTCAACAACGTCCCCGAGAGTCTGGAGGAGAACCTCGAAGCGATGGACGACCTCGGCGGGCCCGACTACTTCAACCACTACCCGTGGGGGTGGGCGTGGGCGGGCAACACCCCGTTCCGGCGCTGGAAGCGAGAGACCTACCGCGGCGGGGCGAGCGATCCGCTCGTCGTCTCCTGGCCCGAAGGCATCGACGCCGCGGGCGAGGTCCGCGACCAGTTCGTCCACGCCATCGACATCGCGCCGACCATCTACGAAGCGGTCGGCATCGACCCGCCCGAGGAGGTCAAGGGGTACTCGCAGTCGCCCATCGAGGGCGAGAGCTTCGCGTACACCTTCGAGAACCCAGACGCACCTGAACAGCACACTACCCAGTACTTCGAGATGATCGCGACGCGCGCCATCTACCACGACGGCTGGCGAGCGGTCCACCCGTGGCCGTTCGGGGAACGGATCACCGCCGAGGACCTCTCGGCGACCAGTCTTGAGGATTCGGGTTGGGAACTGTACAACCTCGAGGAGGACTTCGCGGAGGCGAACGATGTCTCGGGCGAGCACCCCGAGAAGGTGCTGGAACTCGCACAGCTATGGTGGACCGAGGCCGGCAAGTACGACGTGCTCCCGCTCGACGGCCGCGGCGTCGAGCGACTGGGCGAGCCCAGGCCACAGCCAGGGAAAGCCCGTGACCAGTACGTCTACCACCCGGGCGGCCAGCACGTCCCCGAGAACGCCGCCGTGCGCGTACTGAACCGCGACCACAGCATCACCGCGGACCTGACCGTGCCAGTCGGCGGCGCGGAGGGCGTCCTGCTCGCCCACGGGAGCCGGTCGGGCGGCTACAGCCTGTACGTCGACGACAACCGACTACACTACGTCCACAACTACGTCGGCGTCGAGGAGTATCTGGTCTCGGCGGACGAGCCCCTCCCGGAGGGCGACATCTCGGTGCGGCTGGAGTTCGAGGCGACCGGCGAACCAGATGTCGCCAACGGGAAGGGCGTTCCTGCGACGGTCAGCCTCTACTACGGCGACCAGCAGGTTGGCCAGGGCGACCTCCCGAAGACGGTCCCGAACATGATTGGGATCGTCGCGGGCTTGAGCTGTGGCAAGGACAGCGTCAGCGCCGTCACCGACGCCTACCGCGACCGTGCGCCGTTCGCGTTCACCGGCGATATCGCGCGGGTGGTCGTGGATGTCAGCGGCGAACCGTTCGTCCACGAGGAAAAAGAGATGGACCGCCTCATGGCTCAGGAGTGA